A portion of the Segatella copri DSM 18205 genome contains these proteins:
- a CDS encoding hybrid sensor histidine kinase/response regulator transcription factor: MKPRIMMISMKSNLRTMRYIGLLLMFIFCLTAQNMMAQRGKLFNSDNQLSSNLATQVFQDSNGFIWIATRNGLNIYDGYNFMVIKKTYGNSNGLNSNYINCITQDEKGRIVLGTNKSLLILNGNRYCNVPMLDSRNKPINTYVTQVSRLHNGDIAVVTSGYGIMTKKIDANACYTVKGEVENLKYIHKILEDKQERLWIILENGKLLRKEKNGKLVSRIMGTEQLNTQDIRQDDKGNIYLATKNDGVYLLKAGSTIFTKIAGIGNLPIDNIYISRDQRLFIGCDGMGIFVYNPVTGFLQNNPLFCHEVNIAKSKITSIIEDFTGNIWVSMLQKGVFMQSQAQCDFNYMGYRLDSRNVIGENCITSLCANQGDQVWVGTDKDGLYLFDIKTGSINDHLLSNTTVLALCKDQKGKTWVGTYSNGIGFIDAGGSFHPFSLGIGNQAGIFDIQEDPQGNIWFATMGKGLFRLSPDGSIKQWKKQDGADNNLKKNSIPNDYLVKLSISKDGKRVFVATSVGLACYDRQKNSWTSTFGGVNCLNKGSFSHCVYTDSKNRVWFGTEDGAICYDPKQGYAHPKIYNTELGLSDNSVASIIEDYKGRIWIGTTCGLNQVDTEKGTINKYYSDNGLQSNEFSDAAACTLWGGKMLVMGGTGGINWFDTDKVKQHPWQAKVTISGLFLGNQPVYPDMESGIYTITDKAAYNSDKFSLSHEDNTFTIQLSTLTYNNVEQISYAYSINGEDWRTIQSGMNEQSFSHMPAGTYKFRVKAICNGYETPVKEFSIIVHPAWYASIWARLCYLLAFLGLCLRYIKHRKRKMEDQLILQQHIHAEEMGEAKLKFFMNISHEIRTPLTLILTPLFTLIKEDKDAHRQGIYDMMRKNSERILHLINQMMDLRKIDKGQMVMHMSETDMVAFIGDEYKLFCQQAIAKSIQFTFEHEDETLPVWIDRDNFDKVLMNVLSNAFKFTPAGGRIRITLSHSPHHVRIAIKDSGKGIQEEKLETIFQRFYQSTTTSNDRNVGTGIGLDLTRSLVELHYGTITAAHNKTLDEADWKEGSQFLITLPLGNEHLKPEEMIDAPEPQTAEDIKELEENMEEGNEENAADTANDAEEDFKSKAKSTIAVVEDDEAIRNFLKTQLQETYNILTFCNGKEALPEIIKQKPSLVISDIMMPEMDGNTLCTKIKNNVNTNHIPVILLTAMSREEDQLTGLQSGADAYVVKPFNMDILRRTIINLLNVRRTLKNKFIGNERQSDRQIAIEKDLSPKDQLMEQVMKVINDNIGNEDLSVDMIAREVGLSRVHLHRRMKELTNQTPHAFIRNTRLQYAEKLLSHSNKTISDIMFSCGFSNPASFSTMFKNFYGSSPRDYMQAHRKI; the protein is encoded by the coding sequence ATGAAACCAAGAATCATGATGATTTCCATGAAATCAAACCTCAGAACAATGAGATACATCGGTCTTTTACTGATGTTTATCTTCTGTCTCACTGCACAGAACATGATGGCGCAGCGAGGAAAACTTTTCAATTCAGACAACCAGCTTTCGAGCAACCTTGCCACTCAGGTGTTCCAGGATTCAAATGGTTTCATTTGGATTGCCACCCGTAACGGCTTGAATATCTATGATGGCTATAACTTTATGGTCATCAAAAAAACCTACGGCAACAGTAACGGGCTCAACAGCAACTATATCAACTGCATAACACAGGATGAAAAGGGGCGTATTGTGCTGGGAACAAACAAGTCGCTACTTATACTTAATGGTAATAGGTACTGCAACGTACCTATGCTCGATTCAAGAAATAAGCCTATAAACACTTACGTTACCCAGGTAAGCCGTTTGCACAATGGCGATATTGCTGTCGTTACCTCCGGTTACGGCATCATGACCAAGAAAATAGATGCAAACGCCTGTTACACCGTGAAAGGAGAAGTGGAGAACCTGAAATACATACATAAGATTCTGGAAGACAAACAAGAAAGGCTCTGGATTATCCTGGAAAACGGAAAGCTGTTACGGAAAGAAAAGAACGGCAAGCTTGTTTCACGCATCATGGGAACAGAGCAACTTAACACACAAGATATCAGGCAAGACGACAAGGGCAACATTTATCTTGCTACCAAGAATGATGGTGTTTACCTACTCAAGGCAGGTTCAACCATCTTCACCAAGATAGCCGGCATAGGCAATCTTCCTATTGACAACATCTATATCAGCCGCGACCAGCGCTTGTTTATCGGTTGCGATGGTATGGGTATCTTCGTGTATAATCCTGTAACAGGATTCTTGCAAAATAATCCTCTGTTCTGCCATGAAGTAAATATTGCCAAGAGCAAGATTACCAGCATTATAGAAGATTTTACGGGAAACATCTGGGTGAGTATGCTCCAGAAGGGCGTATTCATGCAGTCGCAGGCTCAATGCGATTTCAACTATATGGGCTACCGTTTGGACAGCCGCAACGTGATAGGTGAAAACTGCATCACAAGTCTGTGTGCCAACCAGGGCGATCAAGTCTGGGTGGGCACCGACAAGGATGGTCTTTACCTCTTTGACATAAAAACCGGTAGTATCAACGACCATTTATTAAGCAACACCACGGTACTGGCACTCTGCAAAGACCAGAAGGGCAAAACATGGGTAGGAACCTATAGTAACGGCATCGGATTTATAGATGCGGGGGGATCTTTCCATCCATTCAGCCTAGGCATTGGCAACCAGGCGGGCATCTTCGATATCCAGGAAGACCCGCAGGGCAATATATGGTTTGCTACCATGGGCAAAGGACTTTTCCGCCTTTCTCCAGATGGAAGCATCAAGCAATGGAAAAAACAAGATGGTGCCGACAACAACCTGAAAAAGAACAGTATTCCTAATGATTACCTCGTGAAACTTAGCATCTCAAAAGATGGTAAGCGGGTTTTCGTAGCCACTTCTGTGGGTCTGGCTTGCTATGACCGGCAAAAAAACAGCTGGACTTCCACTTTCGGTGGCGTCAACTGTCTGAACAAGGGCAGTTTCTCTCATTGCGTTTATACTGACAGCAAGAACCGCGTATGGTTTGGCACTGAAGACGGCGCAATCTGCTATGATCCGAAGCAGGGATATGCTCATCCGAAGATCTATAACACAGAACTTGGACTTTCAGACAACAGCGTAGCCAGCATCATAGAAGATTACAAGGGTAGAATCTGGATAGGAACTACCTGTGGCTTAAACCAGGTAGATACAGAAAAAGGTACCATCAACAAGTACTACTCAGACAATGGCTTGCAGAGCAATGAGTTCAGCGATGCAGCAGCCTGCACGCTCTGGGGAGGAAAGATGCTGGTGATGGGCGGAACCGGCGGTATCAACTGGTTTGATACGGACAAGGTAAAACAGCATCCTTGGCAGGCAAAAGTTACCATATCAGGACTTTTTTTGGGCAACCAACCTGTATACCCGGATATGGAATCGGGCATCTATACTATCACCGACAAAGCCGCCTACAACAGCGACAAGTTCTCCTTATCTCATGAAGACAACACCTTCACCATCCAACTGTCTACTCTTACATATAATAATGTAGAGCAGATCAGTTACGCCTACAGCATCAATGGTGAGGATTGGCGAACCATACAGTCTGGCATGAACGAGCAGTCATTCTCACACATGCCTGCAGGTACCTACAAGTTCCGTGTCAAGGCCATCTGCAACGGATACGAAACCCCTGTCAAGGAGTTCTCCATCATCGTTCACCCAGCCTGGTACGCCAGCATCTGGGCAAGACTCTGCTATCTGCTTGCCTTCCTGGGGCTCTGTCTGCGCTATATCAAGCACCGCAAACGCAAGATGGAAGACCAGCTCATATTGCAGCAGCATATCCATGCGGAAGAGATGGGCGAAGCAAAACTGAAGTTCTTCATGAACATCAGCCACGAAATCCGTACCCCATTGACCCTTATCCTCACTCCGCTGTTCACGCTGATTAAGGAAGATAAAGACGCTCACCGACAGGGCATCTACGATATGATGCGCAAGAACTCGGAACGAATCCTGCACCTGATTAACCAGATGATGGACCTGAGAAAGATTGACAAGGGACAGATGGTGATGCACATGAGCGAAACCGATATGGTTGCCTTTATTGGCGATGAATACAAACTCTTCTGCCAGCAGGCGATAGCCAAGAGCATCCAATTCACCTTTGAGCACGAAGACGAAACTCTCCCGGTATGGATAGACCGCGACAACTTTGACAAGGTATTGATGAATGTCCTGTCAAACGCCTTCAAGTTTACTCCTGCAGGCGGCAGAATCCGTATCACCCTCTCCCACTCGCCTCATCATGTCCGCATCGCCATCAAGGACAGCGGCAAGGGCATTCAGGAGGAAAAGCTCGAAACGATTTTCCAGCGCTTCTATCAGAGTACCACTACTTCTAATGACCGGAATGTAGGTACGGGAATCGGTCTCGACCTGACACGCTCGCTCGTGGAACTGCACTACGGAACCATTACAGCCGCCCACAACAAGACACTTGATGAAGCCGACTGGAAGGAAGGAAGCCAGTTTCTCATCACGCTGCCTCTGGGCAACGAGCATCTGAAACCGGAAGAAATGATAGATGCACCGGAGCCACAGACTGCTGAAGACATCAAGGAACTGGAAGAAAACATGGAGGAAGGAAACGAAGAGAATGCTGCCGATACAGCCAATGACGCCGAAGAAGATTTCAAGAGCAAGGCAAAGAGCACCATCGCTGTGGTAGAAGACGATGAGGCAATACGTAATTTCCTGAAGACCCAACTACAGGAAACCTACAATATCCTTACCTTCTGCAACGGAAAGGAGGCGCTGCCGGAGATTATCAAGCAGAAGCCAAGCCTCGTTATCTCAGACATCATGATGCCAGAAATGGACGGCAATACGCTCTGTACCAAGATCAAGAACAATGTGAACACCAACCACATTCCGGTGATTCTGCTCACAGCGATGAGCAGAGAGGAAGACCAGCTGACCGGTTTGCAGTCGGGTGCCGATGCCTATGTGGTGAAGCCGTTCAATATGGACATTCTGCGCCGCACCATCATCAACCTGCTCAACGTGCGCCGTACTTTGAAAAACAAGTTTATAGGCAACGAGAGACAGAGCGACAGGCAGATTGCGATAGAAAAAGACCTGTCGCCAAAAGACCAGCTGATGGAACAGGTGATGAAGGTAATCAATGATAACATCGGTAATGAGGACCTGAGTGTGGATATGATTGCCCGCGAAGTAGGACTGAGCCGTGTGCATCTGCACCGCCGAATGAAGGAACTGACCAACCAGACACCACATGCCTTCATCCGCAATACCCGTCTGCAATATGCCGAAAAGTTGCTGAGCCACTCTAACAAGACGATATCAGACATCATGTTTAGCTGCGGTTTCTCCAACCCAGCCAGCTTCAGCACCATGTTCAAGAACTTTTATGGCTCTTCGCCTCGCGATTATATGCAGGCACACCGGAAAATCTAG